GGCttgccggcggcgcgcgcctcctgCTCCGCCTCGCCAAACGGACGGAAcaggtcgaggaggagcccGGCGTCGCCACGCACAAACGCTtccggcgcgaggcgcgtcacGGCAATCTGGTGCGCGTTCGACAGGctctcggcacgcagccaGCACACGTACTCGTGGTAGTAGTTGttcgccgcgtgcgccgcaatcgcctcggcgccggcgcgccacgtcgcgggAATGCACAGCGTGTCGAGGAACGCCGCGTGCTCCgccaggtgctcgacgttgcgctcgagcagcgcctgcaccgcaGCCTGGCGCAcgtgcgcctcctcgaTGTGCAGGAGGACAAACGCGGCCCAGTGCCACAGGCCCTGGCTCTCGATCTGCGCGGCGTAGGCAATCgagaggcgcgcgccgtgctcggcgtcggcaaagtcgcgtacgtcgagcgcacgcgcgagcgtcaCGTACGTGTGCCACGGAAGCGTGTGCTCGGTCGCACTCGCGCCAAAGTTGCGCGCGTTCAGCACGTGGTCGAGGGGGTAGGTGGggtcgacgtgcagctgcaccagctcgtACATCGCGTCCCATTCCACGCCaggacgctgcgcgagttcgcgcagcttgagcgcgccgagcttcGCCGCATCGTAGTACGcaggcagcggcggctgcgTGTCGCTCAGCGACCGCAGCGCCGCTTCGTAGGATGCCACActcgccgcgagcggcgcctcccacggcacgccgtacCACACGTGAAGGCCgagtgcgcggcgccagtcgaggccggcggcgacctTGGCATCCGTGCCGAGGTGGCCGCACAGCAGCTCGTagatgcggcgcatcgcgggctcgagcagcggcacgacctgctcggTCTGCCACACGCTCAGCTGTGTCGCGAGGTACTCTTTgctcgcggcgtcgccgccggcctgcgcgacgagcgtcgcgaggcgcacatcgttcgcctcgagcgccgcgtcggccgcatGCTCGACCTGGAAGCCAGACAGCAGCGCAAAGATCAGCTCGGTGGAGCGGgatgcggcgcggtgcgcacgcgcctcggtctgcaccgacgcggcggcggcgcgcgcaagcCACTGCGACAGTGCGctcttgcggcgcagctgctcgaccttggcgcgcagcgacggcgcagcgtccgccggcagctcgtcgcgcagcggatcaaagagcgcgctgccgaggtGCCAGAACTGCGCGGCGTACCGCTTGTCGTCCGCAGCATAgtgctgcgcgtgcgtctGGAACGACGTGCCGGGCTTGGGGCGCACaaacggcacgccgtccgCCACCGTTacggtcgacgcgctgcgctgctgcgcaaggagcgcctcggcgagctgcgccgcctcggcgggatcggcgccgatgcgcacgcggtCCAGCACGACCTCTGACGTGCCCGGCAGGGTCGTGcggtgcagcaggccgttgtgcacgagcgcgtcgcggggcCCGCAGCCGATACGAAAGCTGCGGCCGAACGAGAggcccgcgtcgcgcgaAAAGAGGCCGTCGTCCAGCACGGACTGGGCGAGTGGCACACGCGCAACGGGAATCGGCGCGGCAAACGGCGTGTCGATCGCCTGGTCCggcacgtcggccgcgtcggccgcgccggcctctTCCGTGACGTCTTCCACGTCTGGAACATCCGCCTTGGCGtccaccgcgtcgacgtccgcCATAAAGCTGGGACTCTTACTCACGCCTGCCGCCGGTCCCTGGCGCGGAGGCGTGTGCCCAAAAAAACTCGCCCGCATTACTTGCACTTTGCGAGggagcgcgctcggcgcgggcgacgcaagacgcgcgacgctcggcgcgggcgatCCAAAGCggcccggcgtcgcggagcGAGGGCGCTGTGCGACCGTCGGCACCCAGacgtccgcctcgtcgtcttcgAGGTCCTCCTCACGGAAGTCGCTCTCGTTGCTCTCGCTGtgctgctcgtcgccgagctgcatgGCAGGCACTTCGtcctcgctctcgctctCCGAGTCGTCGAGACCGTAGCGCGAAAAGTGCTGCACGATAAAGGTCCACGTGCCAGACGTCGGCTCGTACGACACAAACTCGGTCTCTTTTTTGTTCTTGAGCTTGGTAATGTGCTGCTtgacgcgcgcgtgcgacggATCCTtgagcggctcgcgcgtcgcgcggtcCAGCGGCCAGCACCCCTCGAGGCTCACGCGCGCAGGCACATTGAGGCcgtggccgagcgcggccttgGGCACGGGCACGTAGCCGGGCTGCaggccgtcgagcggcgtctcggACTCGAGGTCCTCTTCCTGGGGGTACACAAAGCACTCTTTtgcgcgcagctgcacgacgccTCCGCCGATGCACGCGAGGTCaggcagcgacgcgaggTCGACCGGCTCGAGGAACGCGACCTCACCAAAGCCGATGCGCTTCACGCTAAagtcggcgagcgaggcAAGCGCCTCGTAGTCCATGCTACGCagctcggtgagcgcgGGCGTAAGCACATAgtcgccgtgctgcggcgcacgcggcagcgactggcgcgggcgcggaggctcgctcacgcgcgacacgctcaGGTCGGGATGCGGGAGCGACAAGCTCTCCTCGCCCACATCCGctgcgcgctcgaccgcgggCGAGAAACGCGCGCGGGGCGTGGCGGTGAGcgtctcgcggcgcacgctcggcgagcgcgcaaAGGTCGCGTCCCCGTCGAGGACCAGGCGCTTGCTTGTCGACCGGGGAATAAAGGCCTGCGGCGAGAGCGCCTGGGCATCGCTGGGACCACGGAAGAGcatgctgctcgagcgcaccggcgtcgcACCCCGCGACGCAAGGCCGGGCGTGCTCTCCCGGaagggcgtgcgctcgcgcgcctgcgacacgtccagcgccggcgtcgagccACGCAGTCGCGTCACACGCACCGCGTtacgcggcgacgagcggaAGGGCGACACGAGCGGCGGCTTGCTCTTGGGCGCGACGTTGaacggcagcggcgcttgggcagccgcgctcggctgcgtgttggcgagcagcgcatccgtTCCGTAGGGGTTCGTCgtgagcgacgcgggcgacgcggccggggcgggcgccggcgcagcaggcgccgaggcgccgaggggcttggcgagcgacgagccaAAGGTGTTGGTCTGCGTGCCAAACaggccgccgctcggctgCGCAGGCTGGCTCTGGCCAAAGAGGCCGCCACTCGGCTGCGCCGGCTGGCTCTGGCCAAAGAGGCCGTCGCTTGgcgcggtgctgctcggctgcgcgccgccaaacGAGAACGAGGGCTTCGGGGCAGTGGACGACGCGCCAAACaggccgccgctcggctgCGTGGTATTGTTCTGGCCAAAGaggccgccgctcggcgccgacgacgtgtTCTGGCCAAAGAGGCCGCCACTCGGCTGCGCGGGCTGCGCGGGCTTCGCGCCAAacaggccgccgcccgacgaggCATTGTTCGCGCCAAAGGTCGACGGCTGCGACGGCTGCGAGGCGTTTTGCCCAAAGCCAaagccgccgctcggctgCGCGGGCTGCGCGGGCTTCGCGCCAAACAGGCCGCCGCCAGTGTTGCTGCCAAAGGTCGACGGCTGCGCACCCGTTGACGGCGCAGGGGTGCTGCTGGTCTGCCcaaagccgccgccgccgccgccgaacgAGAAGGCGGGCTTGTTTTGCTGCGCGGGCTGGTTGTTATTCGCGCCGAATCCGCCAAAcgacggcgtcgacgaggcgggcgcggcgccgccaaagaggccgcCCGGCTTGGACTGGTTGTTGTTCTGGCCAAAGGagaagctcgacgaggcgttGTTATTCGTGCTCGCCTGGTTGCCAAACaggccgccgctcggctgCGTGTTGGTGTTTTGCCCGAACGAGAACGAGCTCTGGGGCTGCGCGGGCTGCGCGGGCTGGGCCGGCTGGCTGCCAAAGCCAAACGCGGGCTTGttctgctgcgcggcattGTTGTTGGCGCCTGCACCAAAGCTAaagctcgtcgagggctgcgccgcggcattGTTGTTCTGGCCAAACATGAAGCCAGACTGCTGTGCGGGTTGCGCGGGCTGCGCGGGCTgcgtcgtgctgctgcCAAAGAGGCCGGAGTTCGGTTGCTGCGTGTTCTGCCcaaagagcgacgagcccgTGTTCGACGCGCCAAACGCATTCGTCGCGGGCTTGGCGCCTCCAaagagcgacggcgcgctgttTTGTGCGCCGAACGCAGACGTCGACGCGGGCTGCTGCTGGCCAAAGAGGCCGCCGGACGCGGGCTGCGTCTGGCCAAAGGTCGACGGAGGCTGTTGCTGGCCAAAcggcgtcgctgccggctGCGCGGGCTGCGCGCCAAAGCCAAACGCGGGCGTTGCActcgcggccggcgtcgcagcCGGCGCACCGGTGCCCTTGGAGCGCCCTTGGCGGTAGTCttgcaggcgcagctctTCGGGGCTCATCGACGCATACGCCGGCATCGAGGCAATGGACTGGTGCACGTCCCAGACCTTGGCGTGCGTCTTGGGGTCAGTCTGGTTGCTGTCTTCGCGGAAAGGCTGGTACGGCGTGGTCGCCGTGCCTTGGGTCAcggccggcacggccgcctggccggcgagcggcgcggcgccaaaGCCGCCGAACGACGCCGGCTGCGCGGTGGAGCCCGGCTGGCCAAAGAACGAGCTgccgcccccgccgcccccgccgccgaaCGCGGTCGAGGGCTGCGCACCAAACGCGGGCtgctgcggctgcggctgcgtcgcgccgccaaaGCCAAAGGTGTtggtcgccggcgccggcgtcgacgtgctgggCGCGCCGAATGCGCCAAAGGTCGACGCAGGCTTGGGCTGCCCAAAGGTGCTCGCAGTGCCCGACTGGCCGAAGGCGAACGGCGTCGTCTGCGCCGGGGTGCTCGCTGCCTGTCCAAAGGTGTTCGGCTGGCTGGCGCCGAACGCGTTcgtggccggcgcagcggtcTGGCCAAAGGAGCCGAACGCGGGCGTGGTGCTGGTCTGACCAAACATCCCCCCCGCTGCCggctgcgcaggagcgtTTGTGCCCTGCTGGTTTTGCTGGCCGAAGCCACTAaaggacgacgcgccgaacATCGCACTTGCGCTCCGTCCGCCAGAaagcagcgcggcggcgcgccgggcccGAAAAGGGCTCACGTGATAGATTGGGGAAAAAGACGTGCATTGCTCGCCACAAACAAGACGTCTACGGGATACGTACAATGAAACAGGTAACAGGGCCGCCAGAGCGCCAACCCGGGGCCTTACCATAAAACCGGGATAGTACGAACGAAATGGAAAGGGGGGGAGAGATTAGAGCTGGAAGCGGTAGGCAGGGGCCTCCGTCCACTGCTCACCGAGGACCTCCTTGGTGTTGCTGTGATCAAACTGgggcagctgcgcaaacTCGCCCTTGGCGACAAAGGCGCGAAGGGGAGCAAGGGGGTTGGTCGAGTCGGGCTTCGAAGCCTCCTTCTGGAAGGCCTCGACCCACTCGTCGTACGGCACCACCTCGGCGGGCGTCGTGCCTTCCGGCGCAGGGATCTGCGACgggtcgagcggcgcctcgttgcGGATGTGGAACACGTTGTGGTTGCTCAGCCAGGTGCGGGGGGTCGACACAAGCTTGCCGAAAATCTCCGAGAACCAGTCAGAGGGCGTCTCGGTAAAGACGCTCTTGGACTCGGGCGCGAGACCCATCTGGGCGCAGCCTTGGAACATGCGCCAGAGGAAACTGTCGGGGTTGGGGATGTACTTGGACGAAGCGCTACCACCCAGGACACCAGGGCGGACCGTCACTGCGGGCACACCACGCTCGTTCATGCGCTTGCACAGCATCTCCGAAACCCACTTGGACTGCGAGTAGCCGTTGAAGAGACCGGTCTTGAGTGTGTTCAGGTCTAGGTTCTCGGGGACAACCTCGTTCGTCTTGGGCTCTGCCGAGAAGCTGAGCCACATGTTGGTCGAACCAATGTTCGCCACAGCCTTGATCTTCTTCTCGgacgcaaggcgcagcacctcgcgcgtcgAGTAGGTGTTGACCGGGGCAATGCCCTGGTAACCGATCAGGTGGTCGGCCTTGCCGCTGGCGTGCACAATCAGGTCCACGCTCGCAGCGAGGCGAGTCCAGTCCTCGTCAGACAGGCCAAGGTGCGGCTCCGTCACGTCACCCGACACCGCCGACACGCGGTTGAGGTGCTTGAGCGACTtgagctcgcgcttcgTGGCCATGTCCTtgatgcgctgcatgccCTCCTCGGGAGTGCCGCGGACAAGCGCAGTGACGTGGGCCTTGGGGAaggcctcgagcaccgcctccagcgcgctgctgcccaGGAAACCAGTGGCACCGGTAACGAGCACCTCCTGGGCGACACCAGGCTCGAGCTTCGACGCGTCAAAGGCCTCGAGGTGCGTCACGGTCTTGggcaggtcgtcgagcttgtCCACCTCCGCAGCATAGTCAAACGTCGTAAGAGGAGCGGTATTGACCTTGGCGggggccgcggccgccttCTTGGCGGGGGCGGCAGCCTCCTTGGGCGCCTCACCCTCCTCGCCACCGGCGGTCGCATCGGCGACAatctggcgcagcgcagccaCCGACACGgggccgagcagctgcagctggGTGACCGTCGCACCGAACTCGCTCATGAGGATCGCGCTCAGCTTCGAGGCCGAGAGCGAGTCAAGACCAAGAGTGGACAGGAACATGGTGTCGTCCACCGTCTCGATGTCGACGTTgagcagcttgccgagcagcgtgccgacggGGTCAGCAgccgcatcgtcgtcggcgccgtcgtTGTCGGCGTCGTCAAAGTGCTCGACCAGGTGCGAGATCGACCAGATGTTGGCCGGCGAGATCTCGTACATCACCTTCCAGTCCATGGGCTGGATAAAGTAGCCAGCGTGGTTGGTCTCGCCCATGGTCAGACGGCCAATCGACTGGGCGATCGACGTACACAGCTCACGCGAGTTGCACGCAAGCGCGTCCATGATCTTCAGCGCAGCGTTGTTCGACTTCGAACGCATCTGGGCATACACACCAATGTCCGAAATGGCAGGCACGGCGTACGAGATGACGTTCTTGCTCTCCATCGCGAAGCGGTTGAAGTAGGCCTGTGCCGCGTTGTAGTTCGCCTGACCGGGGTTGTAGAacagcgccgcggtcgAGGAGAAGAGGAACAGGAAGTCGAGCTTGTTGATGTCGATCAAATCGCGGATCACGTTCAGGGCACCAATCTTGGACTGCACGACCGTGTCAAACTTCTCCTTGTCCATCTGCATGAACTGGTCGTCGCGGAGGACAACCGACATGAGGAAGACACCACCGATCGGGCCCAGGCTGTTGGCCGTGTCAAACACGTCCTgcatcgcctcgggcttgagcgcatcggcagcCATCACCTTGATGGTGACGTCGGGGAAGCTGGGGTCACGCACCAGACGCTCGAGAGCGAGACGGTCCGAACGCGAGATCTGACCACGACGACCAGTGAGCACAATGTTGCGCGCACCCAGGTACATCAGGAACTGCGTAAGACGGGGGCCGAGACCACCGCAACCACCAATCAGCACGTAGGTCTTCTTGGGGTCGTAGATCTTGTACGCGTTCCAGAGCTTCACGCGCGCATCGGGCTTGCACTCGGCAGAGAGGTCGGTGACAATCTTACCAATGTGCTTGCCAGACTCCATGAGCTTGTACGAGTCGACAAGGCCCTCAGCACCAGTGAACTCGTGGCCGACCAGGCACTTGAagggctcgcgcgcgtgctcctcggcgatctcgtcgagcagagCACCCATACGGTTGGGCGCGTGCACACCAAGCAGACcaagctcgacggcgatgTAGTTGATGGCCTTCGCGAAGCCGCTCATCGACATCGGGTTGCCGGCAAGGTGGTCACGCTTCGAAATGTCGACGAAGCGGCCGAGGTAGGCAAGCACCTCGATACCGGCCTGGAGGGCGGCACCCTGGAGCGAGTTGAGCACCACGTCGAAGCCGTCCTTGCCGCGCTTGGCGAGCCAGTCGCGGCCACCCTGCTGCCACTCGGCAATGGAGCGCGAGTTGGCCATGTTCTCGTACGGAACGCCGAGGTTGTTGTGCAGGTAGTCGCGCTTCTCCTGCGACGACACCGTGCAGAAGACCTCGAGACCCTTGCGCTGGGCGATCTGGATCGCACACAGACCAACACcaccggcagcggcgtggATGAGGATCGTCTCGCCAGGGCGGATCTGGGCAAGGTGCACAAGACCGAACCAGACCGTACCGTAAGCAATAGGGTAGGCAGCAGCCTCCTTGTTGCTCATGTTGTCGGGGATCTTGGTCATGGCGTACTCGGAAGCAATCGCAATGGTACCCTCACGGACACCACCCGAAGTACCCATCACACGGTCACCGACCTTGACACGGGAGacctcgctgccgacggcCTTCACAACACCACCAAACTCGGACAGACGGTCGGTCGCGGGGAGCAGACCAGTGGCCGAGAGAATGTTCTTGAAGTTGAGCGCAACAGCGTCGGTCTGCACCTGCACGTCGTGCTTggccagcggcggcggcgtgtgcgtGTGGGGAGCAATGGCCTGGACCGAGGCGGGGACACCCTCGGTAAGCTCGAGCACCCAGTCCTGACCGACAAACTCGGTGGGGTGCATGGGCACCTGCTTCACGAGACGACGGCCGTATAGGCGGTTGTTGCGGATGATGTTGAAGATCTCCACGCTGCCCTCAGCATCGTGCTCGATGAGAATGTCGAGGAGACCgtcacgctgcgcacgcgagTACTCGGGCGGGAAACCGACAAAGATCGACCTGAGCGTCGGAATCTCGTTGGTGATGGTACCAGCGAGACCGGCACCACGCGCACCGTCGACCGAGTCGTCGGCAAGGATCCAGAGCTGGCCCATGGGGCTCTCGCCAAAGGCCTCCTTAACGGCGCCAACAACCTCCCATTCGGTGTCGGGCTTGTGGTAGTAGGCAAGCACGTGGTCGTTGACCTTGCGGAACAGGCCGTTGCTCGCCACTTCCTTGGTCGGCACGTTGGGCACCGCGGGCCACGCGGTGGCCTCGCGACGAGTGTAGGCGAGGCTCAGCGTCGGGCTCGACGTCTTGAACGGCGTCAGGCCCAAGCTCTCCAGCGACGGGGCGTTGCCCGAGTAGAAGAGCTTGGAgaacggcgacgaggcgttGATCTCGTCGTAGATCGCGAAACCGCCAGGGACAAGAAGGTTGTTGATCGCCTCGACAGCGACCTTGGCGTCGCTGGCGGTACGCAGCACGTCGCTGACAACGATCACGTCGATCGTAGCGGGGATCGTGCGCTGGAACTCGTCAATGGCAGCGGGGACATCGTAGGGGCCCGTGAAGAACTCGTCCGAGCCCTTCAGCGGGTTGGCCACGTTCAGGCGGACAAGATCCACGTAGATGCCACGCTTCTGCGCCCAGGCGATGAGGGGCTGCAGCGAGATCTTACGGCGACGGCCGTAGACCTCGGCCAGGCGGAACACGCGGCGGggctcctgctcctgcgacgaggagatGAGACCCTCGATCGCGTTGACGAGGCTCTCCGAGACCTCGGCAGAGACGCCGGGCAGGTCAAAGAGGCGGTCCTGCAGGTCGTCCTTGGCcacagcggcggcggagccGCGCTGGAGGGCCTCGGCAACGAcgccctcctcgtcgtTTGCGGTGATGTCCTTGGCGAACGAGGCAGAGAGTTCGGGCTGCAGGGTGTagagctcgtcgatcgaAGCACGCGAGTCGAAGGCGCGGGGCTCCCACGACTCGGTGTaggcctcgcgctccttgacAGTGTCCTTAATACGCGTGCACTCGAGACCACGCAGGAAGGCAAGGGTCTTGCCCGTCTGGCGATCGAACATCAGAATGTTGTGCTTGATGTTCTGGTCGTTCGAGATAAGCGTCTGCACGTagaggacgagctgcttAGCGTTGCGGATCTCCTCAGGCGTGGCACGGACAGTTAGAATGTCGAGCATGTTCGGCAGGAAAGCGTCGACACCGAGCTTCGAGCCGTCGAAGGGCAGCGCGGGAATCCACGTGCACAGGAAGGCcgagtcgagcaggccgggGTGGAAGATCATGCCCCTCGACTCGGGGCTCGTCCAGAGGTCGGGGAGGACGTCGACGAACGCAAGGTAGTCGTCCTCACGGGTGGTCGAACCACGCACCTCGTTGATCATACCGAAAGCGGCCGTGTGCTGCGAACCGTTGGGCTTCAGGCGGTCGTAGAAGGTCTGACCGTCCATGACGATGTCGAAGTGGTCGATCCAGTTCTCACCAAAGACCTCGGTGATGTTGTTGGGGCCAAGAGGCGTGCTCTCGGTCGACATCTGACCCGAAGCGTGGAGTTGGTCAAAGATGATACCACCGTCGTTCACACCGTTCTTACCCGAGGAGCGGAACTCCCAGCCACCGTTGATGCCGGTCTGCAAGAACTTGGCGTACTTGGGCTGACCCTCCTCCTCAATGACAAAGGCACGGTGGATCTTCATGTAGGTAATGGTACGTGCACCGGCCTCGAGAGCAGCCTCGGCATAACCTGCGCCAGGGAAAATGATCGTGCCACGGATCTTGTGGCCCTTGGTCCAGCTGTGCGTCTGCGCGTTGATGCGGAGCATCTCACTGCACAGGGGCGGACCCGGGGGACGGCAGCGGATGTGCTCGGGGAAGCTGACCTCGGTCTGGCGCTTGGGAAGCGGCAGGAAGGGGTACTCGGGCAGGTCCTTGCCGAGAACCGAGTTGATACCGAGCGGGCGGTCAACGAACTCGTTGCTGTACAGCTTGTACACAATGAAGTTACGCTCACCAGCCTGCATGGCCTTACCGACGGCGGTAAGGAACTCGGTGATCTCACCAGGGGTCTCCTTGGTCTCGCCCTTCTTGAAGTTGGGGCGGCGGGCCGACGACACGATGGTGGTGCGCTCAGCCTCATTCGAGCGGGTGATCTCGTCCATGTACGAGCCAAGCACCGAGTGGGGCGCAATCTCGACAATCAGCAGACCACGGTCCTGTTCCTTGCGGTACTCCTCGAGAGCCTCGATCGACTCACGGAAGAGCACGGGGCAACGGACATTGTCCCAGCAGtactcggcgtcgagcgagcggccgacgtcgtgcATCTTACCGTGCACAGTCGAGATGAAGCGGCGGGTGGGCACGTTCTTCGAAGCATCGACCAGGGGGTACACCTCCGACAGGAAGGGGTCCTTGCAGGGCGACACCATCTCCGAGTGGTAGGGACCACCGACACGGAGCTGGCGAGCAAAGATGCCCTGGGCCTCGCACTTCTTGACGACGTCCTCGATCATCTTGGTCACACCCGAGACCGAAACGGCCTTGGTCGAGTTCGAGGCCGAGACCCACAGACCAGTGTCGGTGTTGTTCTCCTTCTTGACCTCATCGAGGACCTTCTGGGCCTCCTCGCGGCTCATGCCGAGAGCAGCCATCGAACcgtcgaccttgtcgaGAAGGGCAAGGGCGTTGGAACGGGCAATGGCCGTGCGGATGGCCTTCTCGTGCGAGAAGGCGCCAGAGGCGTACATGGCGGCAATCTCACCGACCGAGTGACCCATCACGACATCAGGCTCAATGCCGAGCGAGACCCAAAGGTCGAACAGGGCGATCTGGAAGATGGTGATCGAGATGAcgatcgcctcgaccgTCCAGCCACCCGACTCGGTCTTCTGGACGTGGGCGTCCTTGTCCGACTGGAAGAGACCGCTGTCAACAAAGCTGCCGCTGTGGTACTTCTGCACCACCTCGAACGAGCGGTGGACCGACTCACGGAAGGCCTCGAAGCGCGAGTAGAAGTGGCGACCCATGTCCTCGTGCTGGGGACCCTGACCACAGAAGACAAACGCCTTGATGGGGTTGAAGTCGGGGCTCGAGGTGGCA
This is a stretch of genomic DNA from Malassezia japonica chromosome 3, complete sequence. It encodes these proteins:
- a CDS encoding uncharacterized protein (MEROPS:MER0020214; antiSMASH:Cluster_1; COG:U; COG:Y; EggNog:ENOG503NW7H), with translation MFGASSFSGFGQQNQQGTNAPAQPAAGGMFGQTSTTPAFGSFGQTAAPATNAFGASQPNTFGQAASTPAQTTPFAFGQSGTASTFGQPKPASTFGAFGAPSTSTPAPATNTFGFGGATQPQPQQPAFGAQPSTAFGGGGGGGGSSFFGQPGSTAQPASFGGFGAAPLAGQAAVPAVTQGTATTPYQPFREDSNQTDPKTHAKVWDVHQSIASMPAYASMSPEELRLQDYRQGRSKGTGAPAATPAASATPAFGFGAQPAQPAATPFGQQQPPSTFGQTQPASGGLFGQQQPASTSAFGAQNSAPSLFGGAKPATNAFGASNTGSSLFGQNTQQPNSGLFGSSTTQPAQPAQPAQQSGFMFGQNNNAAAQPSTSFSFGAGANNNAAQQNKPAFGFGSQPAQPAQPAQPQSSFSFGQNTNTQPSGGLFGNQASTNNNASSSFSFGQNNNQSKPGGLFGGAAPASSTPSFGGFGANNNQPAQQNKPAFSFGGGGGGFGQTSSTPAPSTGAQPSTFGSNTGGGLFGAKPAQPAQPSGGFGFGQNASQPSQPSTFGANNASSGGGLFGAKPAQPAQPSGGLFGQNTSSAPSGGLFGQNNTTQPSGGLFGASSTAPKPSFSFGGAQPSSTAPSDGLFGQSQPAQPSGGLFGQSQPAQPSGGLFGTQTNTFGSSLAKPLGASAPAAPAPAPAASPASLTTNPYGTDALLANTQPSAAAQAPLPFNVAPKSKPPLVSPFRSSPRNAVRVTRLRGSTPALDVSQARERTPFRESTPGLASRGATPVRSSSMLFRGPSDAQALSPQAFIPRSTSKRLVLDGDATFARSPSVRRETLTATPRARFSPAVERAADVGEESLSLPHPDLSVSRVSEPPRPRQSLPRAPQHGDYVLTPALTELRSMDYEALASLADFSVKRIGFGEVAFLEPVDLASLPDLACIGGGVVQLRAKECFVYPQEEDLESETPLDGLQPGYVPVPKAALGHGLNVPARVSLEGCWPLDRATREPLKDPSHARVKQHITKLKNKKETEFVSYEPTSGTWTFIVQHFSRYGLDDSESESEDEVPAMQLGDEQHSESNESDFREEDLEDDEADVWVPTVAQRPRSATPGRFGSPAPSVARLASPAPSALPRKVQVMRASFFGHTPPRQGPAAGVSKSPSFMADVDAVDAKADVPDVEDVTEEAGAADAADVPDQAIDTPFAAPIPVARVPLAQSVLDDGLFSRDAGLSFGRSFRIGCGPRDALVHNGLLHRTTLPGTSEVVLDRVRIGADPAEAAQLAEALLAQQRSASTVTVADGVPFVRPKPGTSFQTHAQHYAADDKRYAAQFWHLGSALFDPLRDELPADAAPSLRAKVEQLRRKSALSQWLARAAAASVQTEARAHRAASRSTELIFALLSGFQVEHAADAALEANDVRLATLVAQAGGDAASKEYLATQLSVWQTEQVVPLLEPAMRRIYELLCGHLGTDAKVAAGLDWRRALGLHVWYGVPWEAPLAASVASYEAALRSLSDTQPPLPAYYDAAKLGALKLRELAQRPGVEWDAMYELVQLHVDPTYPLDHVLNARNFGASATEHTLPWHTYVTLARALDVRDFADAEHGARLSIAYAAQIESQGLWHWAAFVLLHIEEAHVRQAAVQALLERNVEHLAEHAAFLDTLCIPATWRAGAEAIAAHAANNYYHEYVCWLRAESLSNAHQIAVTRLAPEAFVRGDAGLLLDLFRPFGEAEQEARAAGKPFTIEGWNTAGRVLLDYATLPHILPPLLAKSEKGTLSPNEHHALQQATQRTHELIEAVPALYPPSSPNLMTTVARSEMLVVLHNLARLIASHASAPEPTMHWTPAHPPEVEQLQAVASDFGAAMLATL